The genome window CTAGAAACGTTCACACAAGTTTTTTCCAATCAGAAACTAATATCAGCTTAAAACTAAACGAATGTAGCATTTACTGACTCTCTTTACTTAAAACTACTTTTACCACAGACCTTCAGACGCTGACCACTTAACGATTCTCTCAGTTTAACTAGCGAGCAGATGTACTGAGATTATTTAACGATAACCCTACTCTAACGGTCAAAGCAAGAAATTATGGTTCTTGAGCTTGTTGCTTTCCCAGTGGTTGAACAACCAAGGTAATATTGCATCTACCTACTACCTCGACAATTTCTCCCGAACAGATAATAATTTCTTCATCGCATCTCGCCGGCCACCAGCTACCTCGAAAGCGCACCCGACCTTTTTGCTCAGGTCGAATCTCTCGCTCGACAACTGCTTTTCCTTGACAATTACTGTAACTTATGCTTATTTGTTGTTTAACTGGAAACTCCGTCAGGCGAGAACTTTTGGGAGAGAGAGGAAACCGAAAAGACTTGAGAAAATTAAGCATTTGCTAGCTGCCTAGATAATAGTTGGATGACTTAGTAGTAAGGAATGAGAAGTCTTTACTTACCTTCATCAGCATTTACTACAAACGAAGTTCACCCTAATCTGGACTGCTATCAAGCAAAATTACAGATTTATTTATTAGTTCGAGCAGTTCTGAAGATACAACTGTGCATAGCTTTACGGAGGTTTTGCACTGAAATGCAAGATG of Oscillatoria salina IIICB1 contains these proteins:
- a CDS encoding NfeD family protein — translated: MLNFLKSFRFPLSPKSSRLTEFPVKQQISISYSNCQGKAVVEREIRPEQKGRVRFRGSWWPARCDEEIIICSGEIVEVVGRCNITLVVQPLGKQQAQEP